One genomic window of Sporichthyaceae bacterium includes the following:
- the ispD gene encoding 2-C-methyl-D-erythritol 4-phosphate cytidylyltransferase, with protein MRTAAVVPAAGRGERLGPGAPKALRELGGVPILVHAVRALARARSVDVVVVAAPAEEVEAVRALLVDQQIDAEVEVVAGGATRQASVARAVASLAEDIDVVLVHDAARPLVPVELVDAVAAAIRAGADAVIPVLPVADTIKRVAAGVVESTLDRASLRAVQTPQGFRRAVLANAHAAGDGGAATDDAGLVEAIGVPVSVVEGSAEAFKVTRPIDLMLAEAVLAHRRAAGVR; from the coding sequence ATGCGCACTGCCGCTGTCGTCCCGGCCGCAGGCCGTGGGGAGCGGCTGGGCCCCGGCGCCCCGAAGGCGCTGCGGGAACTCGGGGGTGTGCCGATCCTGGTGCACGCGGTCCGTGCGTTGGCCCGAGCCCGTTCGGTCGACGTGGTCGTCGTGGCCGCACCGGCCGAGGAGGTCGAGGCGGTCCGGGCCCTGCTGGTCGACCAGCAGATCGACGCCGAGGTCGAAGTGGTGGCCGGCGGTGCGACCCGGCAGGCGTCGGTGGCCCGCGCGGTGGCCAGCCTCGCCGAGGACATCGACGTGGTCCTGGTCCACGACGCCGCACGCCCGTTGGTGCCGGTCGAACTCGTCGACGCGGTGGCCGCCGCGATCCGCGCCGGCGCCGACGCGGTGATCCCGGTGCTGCCGGTGGCCGACACGATCAAGCGGGTCGCCGCGGGCGTCGTGGAGTCGACCCTGGACCGGGCGTCGCTGCGCGCCGTGCAGACCCCGCAGGGCTTCCGGCGTGCGGTGCTGGCCAACGCCCACGCCGCCGGTGACGGCGGCGCCGCGACCGACGACGCCGGCCTGGTCGAGGCGATCGGCGTCCCGGTGAGCGTCGTCGAGGGCAGCGCCGAGGCGTTCAAGGTGACCCGCCCGATCGACCTGATGCTTGCCGAGGCCGTCCTCGCGCACCGCCGCGCCGCGGGCGTCCGATGA
- the ispF gene encoding 2-C-methyl-D-erythritol 2,4-cyclodiphosphate synthase, which produces MTGALPRTGIGVDVHAFAAEGAEGELALAGLTWPGERPLAGHSDGDAAAHAACDALFSACGLADLGAQFGTADPKWAGASGATLLAEAAARVRAAGFEIGNIAVTVVGNRPKLGPRRNEAEAVLSAAAGAPVTLAATTTDGLGLTGRGEGVAAIATALVLRAAEIP; this is translated from the coding sequence GTGACCGGCGCCTTGCCGCGGACGGGCATCGGCGTCGATGTGCATGCGTTCGCAGCCGAGGGCGCCGAGGGCGAGTTGGCGCTGGCCGGGCTGACGTGGCCGGGGGAGCGGCCGTTGGCCGGGCACTCCGACGGCGACGCGGCCGCGCATGCCGCCTGCGACGCGTTGTTCTCCGCGTGCGGGCTCGCGGATCTGGGTGCGCAGTTCGGTACGGCCGACCCGAAGTGGGCCGGCGCCTCGGGCGCGACGCTCCTCGCCGAGGCCGCCGCACGTGTCCGCGCCGCGGGATTCGAAATCGGAAACATCGCCGTAACAGTGGTAGGTAACCGGCCGAAACTGGGGCCCCGTAGGAATGAGGCCGAAGCTGTACTGTCGGCCGCGGCCGGGGCGCCGGTGACGCTGGCCGCGACCACCACCGACGGACTCGGCCTGACCGGGCGCGGTGAAGGGGTTGCCGCGATTGCCACTGCATTGGTGCTGCGAGCTGCCGAGATTCCCTGA